From one Pirellulales bacterium genomic stretch:
- a CDS encoding Na-translocating system protein MpsC family protein translates to MDQSKESKSTVAQQIAQAAIAFHQNRTGHPPTTVTVVLGNDTLVVTLHGALSPAEKNLAQSSEGAAQVQKFHQQLFANSCEPLRQEIKRISGVEVREASADIETTTGTVVQVFTTGSMVQVFLLAHSVPADNWSGNGEQSQTEV, encoded by the coding sequence ATGGATCAATCGAAGGAATCAAAATCGACCGTGGCGCAGCAGATTGCCCAAGCGGCGATCGCTTTCCACCAAAATCGAACGGGTCATCCACCCACAACAGTAACGGTTGTATTAGGCAATGACACCTTGGTCGTGACACTGCACGGAGCGTTGTCGCCAGCTGAGAAGAATCTAGCTCAAAGCTCCGAGGGCGCGGCCCAGGTTCAAAAGTTTCATCAACAATTATTTGCCAACTCCTGTGAACCGCTGCGTCAGGAGATCAAGCGAATTTCTGGCGTCGAGGTGCGGGAAGCATCCGCAGATATTGAGACGACCACGGGTACCGTAGTGCAAGTCTTTACGACCGGAAGTATGGTACAAGTGTTCCTACTCGCCCACAGCGTACCTGCGGACAACTGGAGCGGGAATGGCGAACAGTCACAAACGGAGGTTTAG
- a CDS encoding carbon storage regulator — MLVLSRKSQESVVVGGINAADRKLIVTVLGIRGAKVQLGFDVPPDVPVHRREVWERIHAGVEGDNAQTVRDLPATKGVVISRPK; from the coding sequence ATGTTAGTGCTGTCAAGGAAGAGCCAAGAATCGGTAGTTGTTGGCGGAATCAACGCTGCCGATCGCAAACTGATTGTTACGGTCCTGGGAATTCGTGGTGCAAAGGTGCAACTGGGTTTCGACGTGCCGCCCGATGTTCCTGTGCATCGACGCGAAGTGTGGGAGCGAATTCACGCTGGTGTTGAAGGAGATAACGCTCAAACCGTTCGCGACTTGCCCGCAACAAAGGGAGTGGTGATTAGCCGTCCAAAGTAA
- a CDS encoding DUF3309 family protein — translation MLVTILIVLLVLGLLGTLPTWNHSRNWGYAPSGGLGLVAVILLILLLLGRI, via the coding sequence ATGTTAGTGACGATTTTAATTGTCTTATTAGTTTTGGGACTGCTGGGCACATTGCCCACTTGGAACCATAGTCGAAATTGGGGCTACGCCCCCAGCGGCGGACTGGGATTAGTGGCAGTAATATTGCTCATTCTATTGCTTCTAGGACGCATTTGA